TGGCACCCCATCTCCTTGGGCCGATTGCTGTTGCGGCATATTCTTATATGGCCCTGGTTCCCCTGATTCAGCCCCCGATCATGAAATTATTAACGACAAAGCGGGAACGAAGGATCGTCATGGTGAATCTTCGAAATGTCAGCAGGATCGAAAAAATCCTCTTCCCAATTGCTGTAACTATCCTCTGCATTCTTCTTGTCCCCGCTTCTTCTGCCCTCATTGGTCTTTTGATGTTTGGAAATCTGCTCAGGGAATCCGGAATCGTAGAACGTCTTTCCAGGACCGCTCAGAACGAGATGATCAATATCATCACCATACTCCTTGGATTGAGCGTGGGAATGACCATGACTACCGATTTTCTGAGCTGGGGTACGATCAAGATTCTCATTCTCGGCGTGCTCGCCTTTTCCTTCGCAACAGCAGCGGGTATCCTCATTGCAAAGTTCATGAACCTGTTGACGAAAAACCCCATCAATCCCCTGATTGGAGCTGCGGGGGTATCGGCCGTTCCCATGGCTGCAAGGGTCGCTCACACTGTCGGGCAGAAGGAAAATCCACAAAATTACCTTCTCATGCACGCCATGGGTCCAAACGTGGCAGGTGTTATCGGAACCGCCGTGGCCGCCGGTGTCCTGATCGCCATTCTCAGCTGAAGATTCTGGATTTCGTTCGCTGCATCCCTTGGCATGATTCGTCAATTTCCCCCGCAGGGTAAATTCATTCAATCACCTATATTCAGGAGTTCAGGATGAAAAAACGAATAACCATATACAGGAACATTCGAGATTACTCGGGTATCGTTCTTGGCTCGGCTCTTATGGGAATGGGGATCGGTGTCTTTCTGGTGGATGCCAGAGTGGTCCCCGGAGGCGTCTCGGGTCTGTCCATGGCTGTCCATTATCTTTCACAGGGGCAGATTCCGGTCGGAGTTCTGATGTGGCTCTTTAATCTTCCACTCTTTCTGTGGGGAATCCGTGAACTGGGAAAGCGTTTTGGCGTTCGAACCTTTGTCGGATTTTCACTCTCCGCCGCGTGGGTCGACATCTTTCGAGGTGACTTTCCACTTTTTCATACTCCGGCGCTTCAGAAGACCCAGGCCGTTCAGGATCTCTTGAAGCACGACTTCTTTTTCATGATTCTCCTTGGTTCTGTTCTGCTGGGACTTGGACTGGGATTGATCTTTCGTTTCAAGGGAACCACGGGAGGATCCGATATCATCGCCGCAATATTCCAGAAGCGGTGGGGAATGAAACCTGGTCAGGTCATCATGTTTGTTGATTTCTTTGTGATCAGCTTCGCGGGCGTCATCCTGGCGACCCAAGATATTGCCGTAGAGCGTCCGGTAATGGTACTCACCCTCTTTGCCTTTTTTCTTCTCTTCGTCTCGTCCTATCTGATCGACGTCATTCTGGACGGGTTTAATTATGCTCGTGCCGCAGTCATTATTTCCGACAAATCCCAGGAAATCGCAGAAGCCATCATGGATGAACTTTCCAGGGGCGCCACGGCTCTGAAAGGTCGCGGCATTTACCGGAATATCGACCGAGAGGTCCTCTTTACCATCGTTACCCGGAAAGAGATCGGTTTGTTAAAGGAAATCGTCGAAGATATCGATCCATACGCCTTTGTAATTATCAACGATGTGCACGAGGTACTGGGAGAGGGTTTTCGAAGAAGGGTCGGATAGCGTCTTCTATCTGCCGACTTTTGCATAAACTTTTTACCGATCGCCGGTCTCTGGTTCTTCTTCCGAATTGACGGTTATGCTGTCCACCATAATTCCCAGGGGCCGATAATCGAGCCCGCCATCCAGCAGCGCCGGCTGGAAAGAATGCGTCTTTACCTCGACCAGCACGGGGCCGTTTCCCTTTGGAAGATGACAGGGCGGACTCTCCTGCCAGCTTCCAGTTACAAAGAAATCTCCAATCAGGACACCTTCACACCAGACACGAACCGGTAACGGGTTTTCCGGATTGCCTCCCGGACTCCAAAGAAATGTAAGAGAAGATCCACGCTTTAGAAGAAACGAGCTCTGACTCTCTGTCCATCGAAAAGTACGATCCCCATCTTTTTCCGGAAGGTGGCATCCGGCAACACGGAGGAAATCATCGGATCCCACATCCAGGCTCAAAGATGGTTGAACCTGGTTTTCGCTAATAACGGCGTATTCCAGTTTCACCGGAGTTGACAGGCCTTTCTTAAGGGGCGGTGTCCTCGCGGGAGGAATCCGATCGATAGAACCCTCAATCACCATTCCCGTCCCAAGTGGAGAAGAAAGAAGAAAACCCAAGGATTTCCGAATCGCCATAACTTTCTGGGCTTTCATCATCGCTTCCCCGTGGTGAAGATCAAGGCAAAAGATCGGGTAGTCCCTTAACTGTAAGGGAGAGACATATGGCCAGGACTGCTCGGTAGCAAGAGTCACAGAGCTTGCCGGAAGGAGATTGGAGAGTTGGTTCAGCATATTCAGATAGCCCTGACCCTGTCGGGTCAGGAGGGCCTCATGTTGAACATACCAGGGAGGCGTGAGAGCAAGAAAAAAGCACACAGACAGAAAGACGGGGCCAATCCGTCGAAATCTCGAAAGAAAAAAAGTAAAGAAGAATACACTCAGTGGAATCGTCAGGGGTAAGAATCTCCTGGCGGCAAATGGATAGAGAGGATTGTCGCCACTTCCCCACATAACATACAGAGTTACCAGTACATAGAGAAACGGAGCAAAAAGCTGCCAAGCTTTTCGAAACCTCCCTA
This sequence is a window from Thermoanaerobaculia bacterium. Protein-coding genes within it:
- a CDS encoding sodium ion-translocating decarboxylase subunit beta; this encodes MIDHLIRYLEATGFSNLTLDHVIMIGVACLLIYLAIAKKFEPLLLIPIGFGALLINLPANGLMAPPHGEEIGGLFWYIYHGIKLEIFPPLIFLGIGAMTDFGPLIANPRMLLLGAAAQFGIFATLLGAVAMGFTPTEAASIGIIGGADGPTSIFVSAKLAPHLLGPIAVAAYSYMALVPLIQPPIMKLLTTKRERRIVMVNLRNVSRIEKILFPIAVTILCILLVPASSALIGLLMFGNLLRESGIVERLSRTAQNEMINIITILLGLSVGMTMTTDFLSWGTIKILILGVLAFSFATAAGILIAKFMNLLTKNPINPLIGAAGVSAVPMAARVAHTVGQKENPQNYLLMHAMGPNVAGVIGTAVAAGVLIAILS
- a CDS encoding YitT family protein, whose product is MKKRITIYRNIRDYSGIVLGSALMGMGIGVFLVDARVVPGGVSGLSMAVHYLSQGQIPVGVLMWLFNLPLFLWGIRELGKRFGVRTFVGFSLSAAWVDIFRGDFPLFHTPALQKTQAVQDLLKHDFFFMILLGSVLLGLGLGLIFRFKGTTGGSDIIAAIFQKRWGMKPGQVIMFVDFFVISFAGVILATQDIAVERPVMVLTLFAFFLLFVSSYLIDVILDGFNYARAAVIISDKSQEIAEAIMDELSRGATALKGRGIYRNIDREVLFTIVTRKEIGLLKEIVEDIDPYAFVIINDVHEVLGEGFRRRVG